Proteins from a single region of Streptococcus mitis:
- a CDS encoding threonine/serine exporter family protein, whose translation MTLTTFLLQAVASLLAIITFLIVLNVQRSMLLPGGILGMAVWLIYLLLKEPTNVIVATFIAAIIGSCVSQILSILYKTPAVVFILAILAPLVPGYLSYRTTAFFVTGDYSHAIASATLVVMLALVISIGMASGTVILRLYSYLRKQQNR comes from the coding sequence ATGACACTAACAACCTTTTTATTACAAGCAGTAGCAAGTCTTCTTGCTATCATCACTTTTTTAATCGTACTCAATGTTCAGCGGTCTATGCTCTTACCAGGAGGGATTTTGGGCATGGCTGTCTGGCTAATCTATCTTTTGCTCAAGGAACCGACCAATGTTATTGTGGCTACCTTTATTGCGGCCATTATCGGTTCTTGTGTCAGCCAGATTTTAAGTATTCTTTATAAGACACCTGCTGTGGTTTTTATCTTGGCCATCTTGGCCCCTCTGGTTCCGGGATATCTGTCTTATCGGACAACGGCCTTTTTTGTGACAGGAGACTATAGTCACGCGATTGCTAGTGCAACTTTAGTTGTCATGTTGGCTCTGGTAATCTCTATTGGCATGGCTAGCGGAACAGTGATTCTCAGACTGTATTCCTACTTACGAAAACAGCAAAATCGTTAG
- the pknB gene encoding Stk1 family PASTA domain-containing Ser/Thr kinase — MIQIGKIFAGRYRIIKQIGRGGMADVYLAKDLILDGEEVAVKVLRTNYQTDPIAVARFQREARAMADLDHPHIVRITDIGEEEGQQYLAMEYVAGLDLKRYIKEHHPLSNEEAIRIMGQILLAMRLAHTRGIVHRDLKPQNILLTPDGTAKVTDFGIAVAFAETSLTQTNSMLGSVHYLSPEQARGSKATVQSDIYAMGIIFYEMLTGHIPYDGDSAVTIALQHFQKPLPSVIAENPSVPQALENVVIKATAKKLTDRYKSVAEMYVDLSSSLSNNRRNEPKLVFDDATKADTKTLPKVPQSTLTSIPKAPVQEGRPQSKPQPHQTEKPVPSPKPTKRRRLKARYPILFATFLLVVASLVWILYRTPATIAVPKVAGQTVAEAKEALKKANFEVGEEKTEASDKVEEGRVIRTDPDAGTTRKEGTKINLIVSSGQQSFQLGNYLGRKSSDVVAELKGKKVPENLIMIEEEESNEIEAGTIMKQSLPEGTTYDLSKATQIVLTVAKKVNSISMPSYIGSTREFAVNNLTEIYGIKKANIEVVEVSTAPEGTAEETVVEQSPKPGGKIDLASTRIKISIYKPKTPPSSSSSTSVPRGNQGSPTTPNQGNQQGGHQGNQQGTVPTPTQPNSEGNHENSRD, encoded by the coding sequence ATGATCCAAATCGGCAAGATTTTTGCCGGGCGGTATCGAATTATCAAACAAATTGGTCGAGGAGGCATGGCAGATGTCTATTTGGCCAAGGATTTGATTTTGGACGGTGAAGAAGTGGCAGTAAAGGTTCTGAGGACCAACTACCAGACAGACCCGATTGCTGTGGCTCGTTTTCAGCGGGAAGCGAGAGCCATGGCAGATTTGGACCATCCTCATATCGTTCGGATTACAGATATCGGTGAAGAAGAGGGACAACAGTATCTCGCAATGGAATATGTTGCTGGGTTAGATCTCAAACGCTATATCAAGGAACATCACCCTCTTTCAAATGAAGAAGCGATTCGAATCATGGGACAAATCCTTCTGGCTATGCGCTTAGCCCATACTCGAGGGATTGTTCACAGGGATTTGAAACCGCAAAATATCCTTTTGACCCCAGATGGGACTGCCAAAGTTACAGACTTTGGAATCGCAGTAGCCTTTGCAGAGACAAGTCTGACTCAGACCAACTCAATGCTAGGTTCCGTTCATTATTTGTCTCCAGAGCAGGCGCGTGGTTCTAAAGCAACTGTGCAGAGTGATATCTATGCCATGGGGATTATTTTCTATGAGATGCTGACAGGTCATATTCCTTACGATGGGGATAGTGCGGTGACCATCGCCCTCCAGCATTTCCAGAAACCACTGCCATCGGTTATAGCTGAAAATCCATCTGTGCCTCAGGCTTTAGAAAATGTTGTTATCAAGGCAACTGCCAAGAAATTGACCGATCGCTACAAATCAGTCGCTGAGATGTATGTGGACTTGTCGAGTAGTTTATCTAATAATCGTCGTAATGAACCAAAGCTGGTCTTTGACGATGCAACTAAGGCAGATACTAAAACTCTTCCTAAAGTTCCACAAAGTACGCTGACTTCTATTCCTAAAGCTCCGGTACAAGAGGGAAGACCTCAATCTAAGCCCCAGCCTCATCAGACAGAAAAACCAGTACCTAGTCCAAAGCCAACCAAACGGCGTCGCCTGAAAGCACGTTATCCAATTTTATTTGCGACCTTCTTGTTAGTTGTGGCATCCTTGGTATGGATTTTATATAGAACGCCCGCTACCATTGCCGTTCCAAAGGTGGCAGGTCAGACGGTTGCTGAGGCTAAAGAAGCGCTTAAGAAAGCCAATTTTGAGGTTGGTGAAGAAAAAACAGAGGCTAGTGATAAGGTTGAAGAAGGTCGTGTTATTCGTACCGATCCTGACGCCGGTACGACACGCAAAGAAGGAACAAAAATTAATTTGATTGTGTCTTCTGGTCAGCAATCCTTCCAACTTGGAAATTATCTTGGACGAAAATCTAGTGATGTAGTGGCAGAATTGAAAGGCAAGAAGGTTCCAGAAAATCTAATTATGATTGAGGAAGAAGAATCCAACGAAATCGAAGCTGGTACAATCATGAAACAAAGTTTACCGGAGGGAACAACCTATGATCTTAGCAAGGCAACTCAAATAGTTCTGACTGTTGCTAAAAAAGTAAATTCTATTTCAATGCCAAGTTATATTGGTTCAACTCGAGAATTTGCAGTTAATAATCTTACAGAGATATATGGAATTAAAAAAGCTAATATCGAAGTTGTAGAAGTGTCTACTGCTCCTGAAGGAACAGCTGAGGAGACTGTTGTAGAGCAAAGTCCAAAACCGGGTGGAAAAATTGATTTAGCCAGCACACGTATTAAAATTTCGATTTATAAACCCAAAACACCACCATCAAGTTCCTCTTCAACGTCAGTTCCACGTGGTAACCAAGGTTCACCTACTACTCCAAATCAAGGGAATCAACAAGGTGGCCATCAAGGAAATCAACAAGGAACGGTTCCTACTCCGACTCAACCAAATAGTGAAGGAAACCACGAAAATTCTCGTGATTAA
- a CDS encoding Stp1/IreP family PP2C-type Ser/Thr phosphatase: MEISLLTDVGQKRTNNQDYVNHYVNRAGRTMIILADGMGGHRAGNIASEMAVTDLGVAWVDTQIDTVNEVREWFANNLEIENQRINQLGQNEAYKGMGTTLEAVAIIDNQAIYAHIGDSRIGLIRGEEYHQLTSDHSLVNELLKAGQLTPEEAASHPQKNIITQSIGQKDEIQPDFGIITLEPGDYLLLNSDGLTNMISGSEISDIVTSDISLEDKAATLIRFANNAGGLDNITVALIAVNEEETE, encoded by the coding sequence ATGGAAATTTCATTATTAACAGATGTTGGTCAGAAACGAACAAATAACCAAGACTATGTCAACCACTATGTCAATAGAGCTGGGCGTACCATGATTATCCTAGCTGATGGTATGGGAGGTCATCGCGCAGGGAATATCGCTAGTGAGATGGCGGTAACAGACCTGGGTGTAGCTTGGGTTGATACACAAATCGATACGGTTAATGAAGTGCGTGAATGGTTTGCTAACAACCTTGAGATTGAAAATCAAAGGATTAACCAATTGGGACAAAATGAAGCCTATAAAGGAATGGGAACAACCCTTGAGGCTGTAGCCATTATTGATAATCAGGCTATCTATGCCCACATCGGGGATTCTCGTATCGGTTTGATTCGTGGAGAAGAATACCACCAGTTAACGAGCGATCATTCTTTGGTCAATGAATTGCTTAAGGCAGGTCAATTGACACCTGAAGAAGCTGCTAGCCATCCACAGAAAAATATTATTACTCAATCTATTGGTCAAAAAGATGAAATTCAGCCTGATTTTGGAATAATCACCCTTGAGCCTGGGGACTATCTCTTACTCAATAGCGATGGTTTGACAAATATGATTTCAGGAAGTGAGATTTCTGATATTGTAACCAGCGATATTTCTTTGGAAGATAAGGCAGCAACCTTGATCCGTTTTGCCAACAATGCAGGTGGTTTAGATAACATCACAGTTGCCCTTATTGCTGTTAATGAGGAGGAAACAGAATGA
- a CDS encoding threonine/serine exporter family protein, whose amino-acid sequence MEESKELNAVIDVIMLAGTILLKSGSEIHRVEDTMIRIAHSQGIVDCNVLAMPAAIFFSIENTNISRMKRVTSSSYNIEKVCDVNQISRQLVGGEIDLETAFKQLKALQAQPLPYTKLQVTLAATFSAPFFSIMFSGNIYDALGAGVATLFGFAFSLYVEKFIRIPFVTAFAGAFVFGMIAQFWARHTGFPSTADLIIAGAVMPFVPGIALTNAVRDIMTNHINSGMSKMFESLLITLALGAGTSVALVLMN is encoded by the coding sequence ATGGAAGAATCAAAAGAATTAAATGCCGTCATCGATGTCATTATGTTAGCAGGAACCATTCTCCTTAAAAGTGGCTCAGAGATTCATCGTGTAGAAGATACCATGATCCGCATTGCGCATTCGCAGGGGATTGTGGATTGCAATGTTCTTGCCATGCCTGCCGCTATCTTTTTCTCCATTGAAAATACCAATATTTCGCGAATGAAACGCGTGACCTCCTCTTCTTATAACATTGAAAAAGTCTGCGATGTGAACCAGATTTCTCGTCAACTGGTTGGGGGGGAGATTGATTTAGAGACAGCCTTCAAGCAATTGAAGGCCTTGCAAGCCCAGCCCCTTCCTTATACTAAGTTGCAGGTAACTTTGGCTGCGACCTTTAGTGCCCCATTCTTCTCAATTATGTTTAGTGGAAATATCTACGACGCACTTGGGGCAGGAGTGGCTACCTTATTTGGTTTTGCCTTTTCCCTCTATGTGGAGAAGTTTATCCGAATTCCCTTTGTGACGGCCTTTGCTGGAGCCTTTGTCTTTGGGATGATTGCCCAGTTTTGGGCTCGCCACACAGGCTTTCCTTCAACAGCAGATTTGATTATAGCTGGTGCAGTCATGCCGTTTGTACCAGGGATTGCCTTGACCAATGCGGTTCGTGATATTATGACCAACCACATAAACTCTGGTATGAGTAAGATGTTTGAATCCCTGCTCATTACCCTTGCTTTAGGGGCGGGAACTTCTGTCGCCTTGGTATTGATGAATTAA